The window ggtgaagcatcaacacgtacacaaaatgggtgtagcggagatgaggatgcttcgtgggatgtatgggcacacgagaaaggataagattgggaatgaggatatccaaggtaaagtaggagtagccaaaattgaaggaaatatgagagaaaatcggttccggtggtttggacatgtgcaaagaaggcctactgacgctccggttcgaaaatgtgactacgggacagaagttcagggccgaaggggtagaggaagacctaggaaaactttggaagagaccctaagaaaagacttgattacttggatctaacggaggacatgacacaaaaccgagcgcaatggcgttctaggattcatatagccgaccccacttagtgggaaaaggctttgttgttgttgttgttgtgtttgtttATCATGATAAGTCCTAACATTTGCTTGTTAGGTACACAACCATTGCTAAATATATTCGTAACAGTAGCAGCAGCTTCATTCATCATGTCTCCAGATTATGACTTTCAAACCAATAACGACCATCTGattgctgattttttttttacaggttGTGTAGGTCTATTTTGTCCTTGCTTTCTGTTTGGTAAGAATGCAGAATTTCTGGGTTCTGGGACATTATTAGGATCATGCATGACTCATTTTATTTTGTGGGCACTTGTTAATACCGCCTGCTGCTTATTGACTGAGGGCCTGTTTTTGGGCATACCGGGATGCTTTGTTGCATGTTATGCTTGTGGCTACCGCAGTGCCCTAAGAACAAAGTATAATCTTCAGGTATAACATCGTTTTTCAATTTACAGGCTTAAAGTCTGTTAACTTTATAAGAGTAGAAAAGTTTTGATTTTGTGCTTTTATTCTTTCAGTtccttcttgaattttgttttacttttcatCTGAGTTTCAATCTGCGTTTGACTGTTTGAGAAATAGAAATGACTACCAAAAATGTGATTAATTATTGGTGTAGAAGTTGGGTTTGACACGTCGATTGAgtgctttgataccatgttaaaGTTTGAGCTTCCAACCGCAATTCATGCCCCTGCATGACACCATATATAAGGCTTACCActctaagattaaaaaaaaagggttctTCATATATAGTAATGAAAGGCTTCAAGTTGCTGATGTGGGATTATAATATCATTAAGGGAAGATGTAATTATCATTCATGTGATAGGGAATGTGACTTTATATTGTGCTCATTGgtggaaaataatttatttgattACTTCGAAATATTTGTTTGCGGGAGGTCATGAACTACCCGAAACTTTTTGTGGGACAACTGCTTATTCTTAGTTTTATTACTTCACTAGGGCTTATCATTTTTTGTCCATGAATTTTGTAGGAAGCACCATGTGGAGACTTCGTCACTCATTTTTTCTGCCATCTGTGTGCACTTTGTCAAGAGTACCGGGAGATCCGCGAAAAGTTGGATTCCAGCCCTCCTGACCTGAGTCTGGCTGTAGTTACAGCCCCACCAGTCCAGACAATGGAACCAGGTCTCCAAAAGTAAACCACAATTTTAATACTCTTGTAGGATCAGCATTTGGTTTAGGTTACAAAACCTTCTTTGTGCTCTTCAGTGGGTAATGTTATTGAAGCCTTccacaatttattttttattttcacttaATTTCTTTGGTCTGTTCCTGGGTTGATTTTTTACGTTATCAGCATGATGTACTTTTTTCGGTGTTTTTGCTTCAACCTGGAACCTATGCTACTTTCCATTATGAAGTGCAGGATGAATATTATGGAATGAACAACATTGCTCTCTCTCCCTGTATTTGtttatctctctctcactcttcgTGCAAGCACACACGCTTTTTGTGATCATGTTTCACGGATTGTTTCTACACATGGTTACAGAGTATTTTATTGTTGTTATATTTCTGTTATAGTGAAGATACTAGTTATTTTCATGAGCACCTCAACTAAGGATGTGGCTTCTTTGGAACGAGGGGCGGAATCCGTCATGTATTTAGTTTAATCTCCCATTGTCTGCCCGCACACCGTCTCATTCCATACTTTTATATGTGAAAACGTTTATGAGCATGATTTTTGTTGGTTTACTCCAGAAAGGTTAGTTGCATCCAAGTTTGAAGTGATGGCAAAGGTTTCTCTCGCGGATGTTGTTGCTACAGGTTTTACTTCTTTATAGCTCGTTTCGTTTTTCGTTGTCTAACCCTTTGCTTGAGTATGGAAGACATTGTTGTGGATTGGGACGAAGCGAAACTTGGGATCAACTTTGCCATTTCAATATTTCATGTTCTTTCGTTTTAGTTTTCGTTTTCGTTTTCGTTTtcgttttggttttgttttgtactGGTGCTGCGTTAGGAGAGCCAGTATGACACTCCTAGACCCTCGAATCAGACCGCCCAATAGTGATTTGGTTTCTTCTCTCGATTTTTAGCTCAAATCAAACTGAAATGCACCACTTAATTGAAACGACCGTAAGCGCTTTTAGAAAAAACTAGTTTTGGTTAAAAGTGTGCGCTTTGTGCAAGAAGCACTAATTAAAGTGTTTTTCTTGGATTCAtttacatttttactaagaattagtttcaaaaatatttttaccaaaagcgtttttagttattttaaaattacTTCCAAACGACTATGTAATGTAACACAGTTGGTGTCTGTATTGATTGTGAAGACAATTTTAGAGTGATGGCAAATAAAACAAAAcggaaaataaataataatttttattaaaaaaaaaagaataataattacAAGGACGATTTAACCAATTTTTGCAAATTTGCAATTTAAGAGGGAAAATAATATCCTCCCTTTATTTTCGAGCGATTCAACGTTTCGCAAAACCGGCAAAAATTGCCAGTAACTTTCCGTTCCAATCAttctttaaataaaaaagatattcgtttttttgttcaataaataaaaagatattCAAAGATATGTTTTTCTTAAGCAAACAAAGATTGACATAAACTTTTTGAATAACAACCCTTTTTTGTGTGTGATTATTCAGGAGTATCAATATCCCAGTTTGTAAAGGAAGCTTTATGAATGCCCCCAAATTATAGACATTCCACTTTGAGTCTCTAAACTTTCAAATCGTGTCAAATTTTCTCATGTTAGTTTAAACTATAAACCTATCTTTCATTGAATTTAGAGTTATCTTTGCCAGTATTGTACAATACAACTTTGAGTTTGTTGCAGATGTGTACATTTTTTCCTCCCAAATCAAGTattaaaagtttaaaacaccataTTTTCCTAATTTGTCTTGTTAAGTTAATAGAGCATTTCGTTGACATATCACGTTCCTAAGAGTAGGTTGTGATAGCATTAACGGTTAGAAAGATATTGACACAAATTAAAAGTTCACCGGAAATCAAgaccaaaatttaaaattcaaaggATAAAGTGGAATAAGATCAAAGTTATGGGACGAATGTTTACTATTTCCTAAATTATTATTCAAGTAAGAGCTTAAAGTGTTTTAAAAGAGTACAAATTCATAATTATCCAATcaagattttaattaaatatgtGGAAGCCTATgggtattcaatcaagattttacAAGAGTTTATAAATTTCCGAGCGTAGAGTTTATAAGATTTTAAAGTATTTCATAAAACTCTATATTcaataaaatatgattttagaGCATTTTAAAAGGTGGAGGATTTTAATGAATGTGGAGTGGTtttatagtgttttttttttttttggttaagggTTTTATAGTGTTTTTTTAGACTTCAAGAAATGAGGTCTCTCCTAAAATTCGAAatatttctattaaaatttacaTCACATGGAATCTATAAAACTCCCTTAAACACCATAAATTTataaatcttttaaaatcttttaaaaccctaaaatttccTTCTAAtataatctctctctccctaatATAAAAAAAGCTCTCTCTCCCACTCAAACATATAGAACCACTCAAACACCCTGGGAAGTGAGAGAGAAgtaaagaggagagagagaagcaaCGGGAATGGGATTTCTTGGGAGCTCAACGATCCCATTGGGACTGGGAATGGGAGGAGTAGTGAGCGAGCATTGCTGGGAATGGGGGCGGAAGTACTTGGGGTACGAACTCTGCAGCGTGAAGGACTTCATGTCGTTGGCGCTGGGTGTAATCAGCGTCCTTACTTGGGGTGTCGCTGAGATTCCCCAAATCATCACCAACTACAAAGTCAAATCCACTCACGGCCTCTCTCTTGCTTTCTTGATGACTTGGATTCTCGGGTAATATTCTAATGGGTTTAGGGTGTAGGGTTTAAGAGGCGGACTACAGTGTACTAACCAACTAGCTTAACGCAGGTCTATCTACTAGTTACGTCAATGTCATTCCAAATACTTTCGAACACAAAACCTCGGTGTATGCATAAATATTATTTACCACTTGAATTATAAGTGTTTTTGTCAAACTATACTATCCAAATGCAACCTTGAAGTTCTTGTAGTTTATCTTTTTGGCCAAATGACAAACCTGGGATTGTGTTTTTCTACGATTTTCTTTTTCGTAGGTCCTTGCACTTTTGATATTGATGTAAGATTAATTGCTTTGTAATAGTCCAAGAGTATCTCACTCTCACCAATCCATTTgttcttgatgattttgtatactttttgaatttttgaatgtGTTTGGATCATTCGTTACATTATCAAACCGGAATTTAAATTTCTTATTTGGACCTGTAActaattttatatcaaattctTTTGCAGAGACCTGTTTAACCTTTTTGGCTGCCTGTTAGAACCAGCTACTATGAGTGTTTAATGTTTCATTGTTTTCATAGCTTTCGAAACTTTGTTTAAGGTTTTTAGCTTTTACTTAATGTTGGCATGGAAATGTATGATTCTTGATGATTTTGTGTCAACTTTACGACCAAAGCACATATGCAGTACACATTCTCCAGTGCTCGTTAGGACTTATGCGGTAGACATGTTTCCTTTAGTCACTATTAGTTTCGTTAATTGCTGATGGGAAGACCAATACTTGTGACATGGCTTCAAAGAAGACGAcattttgttttcctttccATTGGTGTGGTAGCGTCGTGGTTTTTCTTTATGGTCACGATTAACTCAGGGACAAGTTTGTGTTGGTCTATCTCGGCGTTGTGTAATGCGCGCTCATTTGGGCAGTTTATATTCGTTTGGTGACTAACTGCCTTTGTATACTTGCTTATGCAGCTTCCAACACAATACTATACAGCAATGGTAGGAATGTCGACTCAAGCTGCACTTTGATAACCAACCAACATaggttttttaattaaaatttacttCATGTCATTAACAAATAAGTTGATGTGATCTTTCACTGTTTTCTTGGTATGCAGTTTTATACAGCAACCACATCAGTTCTTTCTGCACAGACCATATACTATCGTTACATATATCCTCATCTTAAGTACAATTTGAAAAAGGTTAGAATCTGGCGTCCTTGTCTCCTCTTATATAATGTGCAGTCTTTAGGCACTCCTTCATGTTTTCTTTTATGTTCATTTCAAGTTTATTACTTCGGGTTCAGAGAGATGTTCAAGTTCATCTCAGAGAGACTTGAATATCCTAATCCCTGAAGTATACAACAGTATTATATAACTGGTGCACGTAATTTACTTATGACCGGTATATTTGCTTATTGAACTACTTTATGATTTaggtttcttttttccttttaccTACGATCGTTATATCAAAAAGCAAGCGAATACATCTAATGTACTTATCTGTAATTTAGGGTTCCAAGTCCAATCCGGCTGAGGTTCCAGGAAAAGCTAGTGGCAGGATGTGATTGACACCCCCTCTGCAGGAAATGTTTCAAGTTCACCCATTCTTTGTCCCAATATTTCTCCCGGACGAGAATCATACTACATGTAACTGATTTTTCCCATCAGTCATAAATTATTCTCTTATAGTCTTGCTTTTAATAATTTAACTGATGGAGAATTCGATTTGGCTCACTAAAGTAAAATGTGCATTTTCTCAAGTGCGTCTGATTTTCATGATAGAGCTTTTGGTCAATTGCTCACCCTTGCTACATATACAAGCTTAAAAACTTGAAACAAAATGTTGCTAGCTGAAATAGTTGGCAACATTTTTACAGAACGTCTGAAACAATAATCAGATGCATTCTGacatgaaattttaaatttgcagTGTAGTGATCTATCAACTTTTCATTGTTGACAATCATGATCATGTAATTGGATACTTTTTTCTTATGAATTCATCAGATCGGCAAGATCTTTATCAAGGAGTTACGCCTCTACAGAAGAATTTCATGCGGCACAAAGAACAACTCGTACATTGAATCACAATCGAAATCCCAATGAAGAGCCCTTGCTTGGTGCACTTGCATCTACACAATCTGCACCATCTAATAATGTCAAGAATACGCT is drawn from Malus domestica chromosome 14, GDT2T_hap1 and contains these coding sequences:
- the LOC139191514 gene encoding vacuolar histidine transporter YPQ3-like — protein: MGFLGSSTIPLGLGMGGVVSEHCWEWGRKYLGYELCSVKDFMSLALGVISVLTWGVAEIPQIITNYKVKSTHGLSLAFLMTWILGDLFNLFGCLLEPATMSLPTQYYTAMFYTATTSVLSAQTIYYRYIYPHLKYNLKKGSKSNPAEVPGKASGRISARSLSRSYASTEEFHAAQRTTRTLNHNRNPNEEPLLGALASTQSAPSNNVKNTLCVVSLMTLFGTFNHRSVDLSVENPNRGVVIQVGRRRLQVSSGLLRETGTKDSGGIGSFLGWGMTAIYIGGRLPQIYLNIRKGNVDGLNPFMFIIAIVGNTTYIASILVNSMEWSNVRPNLAWLVDAGGCMLLDIFILFQFFRYWRRQDVEGTDRHSNAA
- the LOC139191355 gene encoding protein PLANT CADMIUM RESISTANCE 10-like, with amino-acid sequence MKGQSSYAPPAYIPLGMSDSESAIVLRNEDPPNQQNSVDGPKQWSSGICACCDDMQSCCVGLFCPCFLFGKNAEFLGSGTLLGSCMTHFILWALVNTACCLLTEGLFLGIPGCFVACYACGYRSALRTKYNLQEAPCGDFVTHFFCHLCALCQEYREIREKLDSSPPDLSLAVVTAPPVQTMEPGLQK